The Bacillus sp. E(2018) genome includes the window CTCTTTAGAAAGTGAGTCATCATTATATGCCTACAATTATACATCGAGAATTTGTACATGCTTCTGCAGAAGTCTGCTTTGATCTTTCGCGAAACGTAGATATACATACTGAAACGACCTCTCATACAAGAGAAAGAGCGGTAGGAGGAGTAACGTCAGGATATATGGAAAAAGGCGATCACGTAACGTGGGAGGCCGTTCATCTTGGCGTAAAACAAAGGCTGACTGCAAAAATTATTGAGATGGAGAGGCCGTATATGTTTGTAGATGTGATGGTGAAAGGGGCTTTCCATTCATTCGTACATACCCATACTTTCGAACCGAAGAATAATGGTACCATTATGGTGGATCATTTTCATTATAGATCTCCGTTTGGCGTGATTGGAAGGTTAGCAGATTGGTTGTTCCTAGAAAAGTACATGACGAATTTTTTAGTAGGACGGGCGAGAGCGCTAAAAGAGATCGCAGAAAATAGGCACCACACATAAAGATAGAAAGCGGTGATCAGTGATGAAGATAGGAATGGTACGTCATTTCAAAGTCAAACGAGGCTATCCGTCTGAAAAATGGATCACGCCTTCTGAATTTGATCAGTGGCTAAAAGAATACGAAGCATCTGATGTAGAAGAAACAGATGTTGACCTAGGCGGAATCAACTGGAATACATGCTATTCGAGCACTGTTCGTCGTGCAGAATATACAGCAGGGAAGATTTATAGAGGGGATTTGATCAGAACGGATGATCTTCGTGAAATTCCTGTCTATCCATTTTTTAAAAGAGACATTAAGATTCCGATGATTTTATATCCTCTTTGCATCCGAACAGCGTGGTTCTTTAACCACAAATCACAGCTAGAGCGGAGAACAGATGTAGAAATGCGTGTTTCAAAAATCGTTGACCGCATTTTAGAAGAAAACAAAGAAAATGCATTAATCGTAAGTCATGGTGGACTCATGATGTTCATGAGAAAAGAACTGATCCGCAGAGGATTTAAAGGACCAAGATTAGGCCGGCCTGAAAACGCGAAGCTTTATTTGTTTGAGAAGAGGTAGTGGCTGTCGACAAAAAATCGGATAAATTATTTTATCCGTGAAATTATGTATGCTATCCGTGAATAAAATGGTCATTACCGTGAATAAAAAAGGATTACCGTGAAATTGTGCACTTTTACATCTATGTATCGAAAGAAAACTGGCTGATACCCCAAACGAAAAGGGAATGTAGCCAGTTTTCTTTCGTAAAACCTTCATTTATTGAGCATTCTTATAAAATTCTTCCATCATATCGTAGCTCATTGGGCCGATATGTTTTTGTACAATGATTCCTTTTTTATTAATAATAAAAGTAGTCGGAATCGTTACCGTTTTGTAAGTATTTCCGACTTTACCGTCTGGATCTAATAAAACAGGAAAGTTCAAGTTGTACGATTGCGCAAACTTTTTCACTTCTTTTTCAGAGTCGCTATCTGTTAAGTTCACAGCTAAAATTTCTACTTTCTTAGAAGAGTAATCTCTATAGAAACGAACCATTTCAGGCATTTCTGCACGACAAGGTGGACACCATGTAGCCCAAAGGTTAACGAAAACGACCTTTCCTTTGAGATCTGACAGTTTTACGGTTTCGCCTTCAATCGTCTTTAATTCAAAATCTGGTGCGCGGTCACCTTTTTTGATTCCGTATGATGCTGCCTCTACGGCTTCTTTATTCGTTTTCTCCCCAACGAGCGGGGAATTCGTTAGAACGGAAAAGAAGAGTGCGGTAACTAACATAGACAGAACGGTTTTTCTGATCTCAAACGAACCCTTCGTATATAAGTAAATGGACAAGATAGAAAAGAACAAGGAGACCAATCCATCAGCTAAGAGTGTAGTTGACGCAAAATGCGCACCATAATAAGCAGCGAAGTATAACGTTAACCCTAATATACCGATATAAAATAACCTGCTTCTATCAATCTCACGTTTACTCGCCGCCACAAGAATATAAAGAATTGAACCGATGATTCCTAGAACGATTCCTGTTTCTCCTCCATTGAAATACAAGATACTTGACGGGTGCTGGGTGATTAGTAGGGGATGTAGAACAGCATAACTGAACTTCCAAACCAATAGAAAAATTCCCACTGCATTACTCAATACGTCTAACAACTGCTTTTTGTCAGTTTCTTCTCTTACTTTTACATACAATATGCCATACGCGATCAACGCAGATCCTAAAATTGCTAGCCAAACCATCTTTACCGAAAAAGATCCAATCGTTATATAATCCTCCATTGTCACACCCACCTTAAACTTGTCCTCTATTCTAAACTTTATCAAAGTTTAGCCTGTTTTATTCCTAATTTGCTTGTTTCATTAAAAAAACCAGTGAAGGGTTTCTCCCTGCACTGGTCTTATGCTATATATTACATCTCTTTTTTTAATGCTTTTTCAGTGGCATTTAGTTTTTGTCCTTCTTTGACTGTTGATTTGAATGGAAGGTGCGAAACACCTGTCTAGCGGAAAGCGAGCAACCTGAAATGGAAATCAACTATTTTCATTAAATACGAAAACAGTCATTTATAAAAGATAAAACCCTACTCCCATGATTAAGTAAGCGGCAAGGAGGGTGAGCCCTTCAAACCAGTTCGTATCGCCATCACTTGTTAACGAGATCGTTAAAAATACAGCAAGTACCATCGCTACAAGTTCAGGAAGCGTAAAGACAAGTGCCATTGATTTTTCAAAAAATAAAGATACCAACACAAGCAAGGGAGCTACAAACATCGCGATCTGAAGCGTTGAACCGATTGCGATCTCTACGGCAACATTCATCTTATTCTTATAGGCCATGATGATCGCTGAAGCATGTTCTGCTGCATTACCGACGATGGCAACGATGATGATCCCGATAAACACTTCACTCCAACCGAGTGTTCTTCCTACTTCTTCAAAGGTATGCACGAGCTTTTCAGAAACATAAGCAACCGCGAGCGTAGCTAGAGCAAGGACGATAAGAGCTCTCCACTTACTCCATTCTGCTGTTTCATCCCCATGAGCCACATCGTGTTCTGATTGATAGACACCGCGGTGAGTAACAAGCTTGAATAGAAGTGCTGCAACATAAAGAACAATCATGATCACAGAGACCCATACACTCAAGGTGAGTGAATCGGCGTCGTTCAGTTTATAAGAAAAGACCTCAGGGAAAACAAAAGCGACTACAACAGCGAATATCAGAAGCCCCGCGTTATGGCGTGCATCATAAACGTTGAATTTTTGCTGTTTATACTTTAAACCGCCGATGAAAAATGACAAACCTCCAACAAGTAAAAGATTTCCGAGTACAGAACCGGTCAAAGACGCTAATACTACACTTATCAACCCTGCTTTTAGTGCAAAGATTGAAATGATGAGCTCGACCGCATTACCGAAAGTGGCGTTAAGTAACCCGCCGATTCTTGGGCCAGCAATGATAGCTAAGCTTTCAGTGGCGCGTCCCATATAACCGGCAAGTGCGATGATCGTTGCACAATAGATTACAAAAAGTAAGACAGCAGGCCAATGGAGGATACTGCCGATAACGGATAGCGGTACGCCAATGATGATGGCAATAAAAAAGATGCGATTAAACAAGACGCATTCCATCCCTTCTATGTATTTATTTTTACATACTATTCCCTGAAATTTGTTTTCTTAACTCGTAACCAGGAAACTAGAATTTTGTGTGAATTGGTTGACAGTTTCGACAAGGACGTGTAGACTAACAACTAAATCTTTATCATGGTAGTATATTAGCGAACTAAAGTGTTGGGTTTAAATTTTGGTTTCTCCACTTAGATTTTATTCATACACTCTTTTCTTTAAGATTGTTTCTTTTAATCCTTGTCACCTTTGACAATTGATTGGAGTGTAAGGTGCGTGCCTACCACATGAGATACTTTTTGCAAGGCATGTGACGAGGAAGCTTACTACGAAGCATCACTTGTAGACGTAGGAGCAAGGAACTTCTTAAGGCGGGCAGGTGAGACACTTATACGTGAAACGTACGAATGTGGCTCACCGCCTGCCCCGCGGAAAGCGAAGCACCTGAAACGGAAATCAACACTTCCAAAAGCAACAAAGTTTACGGAAACAGCATTTTCACATAACAAAACTTAATCTATTCATTTCATATATAAAGGATGAAGGATCATGTCAAAACCATTTGTCTTTGAAAAACCAGCAGGTATGCGTGATACACTTCCTGCTTTCTATCAAAAAAATGAAGATATCAAAAATAGAATTAAACAAGAGATGGAGTCTTGGGGTTATCAATTCATTCAGACTCCCACTTTGGAATATTACGATACCGTAGGTGAAGCTTCCGCCATTTTAGATCAACAATTGTTTAAGCTGCTGGATAGCGAAGGAAAAACATTGGTTTTGCGACCAGATATGACTGCTCCGATCGCGAGGGTCGTGTCATCAAGTTTGAAGCATGTTGCTTACCCGGTTCGCCTCGCATACAGCTCTCCTGTTTTTAGAGCGCAACAGCGAGAAGGGGGAAGGCCAGCTGAATTTGAACAAGTAGGTATCGAATTAATTGGTGAAGGAACAGCAAGTGCTGAAGCAGAAGCACTTGCTCTCATGTCAGAAGTGTTCAAAAAGGGCGGCATTGCTGCGTTTACTGTAGCCGTTGGACATATCGGATTTGTGCAAGAACTTCTTTCAGATATTCTAGGAAATGATGACCGAGCAGCTGAATTGTTGCGTTATTTAAATGAAAAAAATTATGTGGGCTATATTTCACATGTGAAGAAGCTTCCTCTTTCTTCTATAGATACTCAGCGATTATTAAAATTGTTGGACTTAAGAGGCGGGATCGAAGTACTTGATGAAGCATCTTCATTAAACCCGAACAGAAAAGGACAGCAGACCTTAGAAGAATTAAAAAATCTGTACAATCTCTTAGAAGATTATGATGCAACACAAAACATTGTCTTTGATTTTACGTTGTTTAGTCACATGAGTTATTACACGGGCATCGTGTTTGAAGGGTATGCTGCAGGAATTGGAGCGGCGATCGCGAGCGGAGGGCGTTATGATGATCTACTCAGCCGCTTTGACCGAAAAGCACCCGCTATTGGTTTTGCGATTCGAATGGACTATTTTGTAGAAGCGCTCGGAAACAAAAGTGATGATACAAAGAAACATTGTATTCTTTATACGGATGAGCGTCGAAAAGAAGCACTGACGTTGGCAAAAGAAAAGCGTAATGAAGGTACGCATGTTGTGTTGCAGAATCTTTCCGGAGTTAAAAATGTAGATGAATTCAGCAAACGTTTTGATGATGTGCAATATTTAATCGGAACACAGCAAGGAGAGGACTTTTCATGAGCACGGTATTAACGATGGCAATGCCAAAAGGGCGAATATTTGAAGAAGCAGTCGATCTCCTTAGACAAGCTGGATATCCACTGCCTCCAGAGTTTGATGAATCTAGAAAGTTAATTATCGATGCACCTGAAGCAGGTCTTCGTTTTATTCTGGCAAAACCGATGGATGTCCCTACCTATGTGGAACACGGTGTAGCTGATATCGGAATCGCTGGAAAAGATGTGATGCTTGAAGAAGAGCGTGATGTTTACGAAGTGCTCGATCTCAAGATCTCAGAATGCTATCTCGCAGTTGCTGGACTTCCAAACGGTCATGATCAGAGAGTTGCGCCAAAAATTGCCTCAAAATATCCGAATGTTGCGTCGCATTATTTTAGAGAGCAAGGTCAACAAGTGGAAGTGATCAAATTAAACGGATCGATCGAGCTTGCTCCACTCATCGGATTAGCCGATCGTATTGTTGATATTGTTTCTACAGGTCGGACCTTGAAAGAAAACGGACTTGTTGAACTAGAAAGAATCGCTGATATTACGTCGAGGTTGATCGTGAACCCTGCTAGCTACAGACTGCATGCGACTCGCATCAACGATCTTGTTGAGCGACTTCGGACACTTGTTGAGAGCAAGGAGGAAGTTCAATGAAAATACAACCAGTCACAGAACTGAAAAACTTAGAAAGAAGCGTTGAACAAAACACGGAGAAACAGAGAAAAGCTGTTCTTGATATTTTACAAAACGTGAAATCAAAGGGGGATAAAGCCCTTTATGAATATACAAAAACGTTTGATGGTGTTTCACTCTCATCTCTTGAAGTAACAAAGAACGAAATAGATGAAGCCATCTCTTCTCTTGATCCAAGTATGGTAGAAATCATTTCAGAAGCAGCAGATAATATCCGTGAATATCACGAAAAACAACGACGACAGTCCTGGTTTTTCACACGTGAAGATGGAACACTTTTAGGTCAAAAAGTAACACCACTTGATTCAGTCGGTGTTTATGTACCTGGTGGAACAGCCGCTTATCCGTCTTCCGTTTTGATGGGTGTTATACCAGCTGTTGTTGCGGGCGTAGAGGAAATCATCCTTGTGTCACCGCCAGGGAAAGACGGAAAACTTCCTTCTGCTGTGTTAGCTGCAGCTTCTATTGCAGGAGTTAAACGAATGTTTAAAATAGGTGGCGCACAAGCGATCGGAGCTCTGGCATATGGTACCGAATCGGTTCCGAAGACAGATAAAATCGTAGGTCCAGGTAACATATTTGTTGCCCTCGCAAAACGAGAAGTTTTTGGTGTGTGTGATATTGATATGATCGCAGGTCCGAGTGAAATCGCTGTCCTTGCAGATGAAACAGCAAACGCTCGTTACATTGCGGCAGACCTTTTATCACAAGCCGAACATGATCCCCGATCAGCAGCAGTATTGGTTACAACATCAAAAGTGTTAGCAGAGGAAGTGGCTGCGGAAGTAGAGACACAACTAGCTGAACTTCCAAGAAAAGATATCGCGATGCAGGCAATCAACGATCATGGAAGCATATATATCGTAAGTTCGCTTGAAGAGGGTACAGAAGTGATCAACCAGATCGCTCCTGAACACCTTGAAATCATGACGAAAGATCCTATGAGTCTGCTCGGGAAAATTAAACACGCAGGTGCCATTTTTCTTGGAGAATACAGCTCCGAACCTGTAGGAGATTATTTTGCAGGAAGCAATCATGTTCTTCCGACAAGTGGAACAGCGCGTTTTTCAAGTCCGCTTAACGTAGACGATTTCACAAAAAAATCAAGCGTGATTCGATATAGTGAACAAGCACTTTTAGAAAATGGAGAGAAAATATCAGCTTTTGCTCGCCTAGAAGGACTTGAAGCACATGCGAGAGCAATTGATGTTCGACTGGAGGACAAATAGATGGAAAATCAAGTGCGACAACATACGATTGAAAGAAATACAAAAGAGACACAGATTAGCTTATCTCTAAACATTGACGGAGAAGGACAAGCCGATATTCAAACACCTGTCCCTTTTTTAAACCACATGTTAGATGCAATCGCACGTCACGGACATTTTGATCTCACCGTAAACGCTGCAGGAGATGTGGAGATCGATGACCATCATACAACAGAAGACGTTGGCATCTGCCTTGGACAAGCGATACAGGGAGCCCTAGGTGACAAGCGAGGAATCAAGCGATACGGCAATGCGTTTGTACCTATGGATGAGACGCTCGCTCAAGTGGTGGTCGATTTATCCAATCGTCCTCACCTTGAATTTCGTGCAGAATTTCCAAGTCAGAAAGTAGGAACGTTTGATACAGAGCTCGTACATGAATTTTTCTGGAAGCTCGCGTTAGAGGCGAGAATGAACCTTCATGTGATCGTTCATTATGGCACGAACACACATCATATCATCGAAGCGATCTTTAAAGCTTTTACAAAAGCGTTAGATGAAGCCACACAGATCGACCCTCGGGTAAAAGGAGTGCCTTCTACGAAAGGAATGTTATAGATGATCGGAATCATTGACTATGGAATGGGCAACCTGCATTCTGTCTGTTCTGCACTAAAAAGAATCAATCAACACTATATCCTTTCTGGAGATCCTGAAGAACTGAATAAAACGGAGGGCCTCTTACTACCTGGAGTAGGTTCATTCAAAGATGCGATGACGGAGCTTGAGAAGACAGGTCTCGCTGATTTTATAAAAAATGAAGCTAAGAGCGGGAAGCCTTTAATGGGTATATGTCTTGGCATGCAGCTGCTTTTTGAAGGAAGCAGCGAGAATGGAATCACGAATGGACTTGGATTACTTCCTGGTAGAGTAGAGCGTTTTACAGGTAAAACAAGTGATGGACGCTCCTATAAAGTGCCACACATGGGATGGAACAATCTAAACTTTTTGCAAAGTGATCAGCCATTAGTAAAAGGAATAGACGAAGGACATGTTTATTTCGTCCATTCCTTTGTTGTACAGACTGAAAATAGAGAGGTACTGGCTGCGGTCGCTCACTACGAAGATGTAGAAGTTCCAGCTGTCGTTGGAAGCGGCACAATTATGGGAACGCAGTTTCACCCTGAAAAAAGTTCAGAGACGGGCATGAGCATGCTGAAAAACTTTTGCCGTATGGTTGAGGAGGGAAAACAAAGATGAGTGCATTTGTATTGTATCCGGCGATCGACATGCGAAATGGGAAATGCGTTAGGTTGATGCAAGGTGATTATGAGCAAGAAACGATCTATGGAGATTCTCCTTTTGATATGGCAAAACAGTTTGCAGATCAAGGTGCAGAGTGGATTCACATGGTAGATCTTGATGGTGCTAAAGACGGAAAGAAGATCAATCATGAGCACGTATTGCGTGTTGCAAAAGAACTACCCGCAAAGGTCCAAATCGGTGGAGGTATCCGTTCGATGGAAGACGTGTCATTTTATCTAGACGCTGGTGTAGACCGGGTAATCTTAGGCAGTGCTGCTGTTTCTAATCCCGAATTTGTTCGAAAAGCGTTACAGCAATACGGTGGTTCAAAAGTGGCGATCGGACTTGACGCTCGTGATGGATTTGTAGCTACAGAGGGATGGCTAGAAACGTCTCACATTAAAGCGGTTGATCTAGCGAAAAGATTAGTAGAAGAAGGAGCAGAAACGTTTATTTTCACTGACATCTCAAAAGACGGGATGCTTCAGGGACCTAACGTTGAAGCGATCGGAGAATTAGCGAGCATCACAGGCAAAGAAGTGATCGCGTCAGGTGGTGTAAGCTCACTCGATGATCTTGTTCGTTTGAAAGCAGATGAACGGAACATTGCAGGTGCGATCGTAGGAAAAGCTCTTTATACAGATCGATTCACTTTGCCAGAAGCGTTAGGAAGTGTGAAATAATGCTAACGAAAAGAATCATTCCATGTCTAGACGTTAAGGAAGGCAGAGTGGTTAAAGGGATTCAGTTTCTTAACTTAGTCGATGCTGGTGACCCTGTTGAGCTAGCAAGATTTTATGATGAACAAGGAGCAGACGAGCTCGTTTTTCTTGATATCTCTGCTAGTCACGAAGGACGGGACACGATGGTTGAAGTTGTAGAACGTGTAGCAGCAGAACTAGCGATACCGTTTACTGTCGGTGGAGGCATCAATAAACTCCAAGATATGAAACGTGTGTTACGTGCCGGAGCTGACAAAGTTTCTGTAAATACTGCAGCAGTGTTGCGACCAGAATTGATCACCGAAGGATCGGATTATTTCGGTGCACAATGTATTGTTGTTGCGATCGATGCAAAATATGACGAAGAGTTAAAGTCATGGCGCGTGTATACGCATGGAGGTCGCAAACCCACTCAATGGGAAGTCACGGAGTGGGCGCGAGAGGCAGTGAATCGTGGTGCTGGAGAAATTCTGCTGACCAGCATGGATAAAGATGGAGAAAAGTCTGGGTTCAATCTAGAGCTAACGAAGGCAGTGAGTGAGGCTGTAACCGTCCCAGTTATCGCGTCAGGCGGAGCAGGGTCCTCCGAGCATTTTAACGATGCGTTCACGATTGGAAAAGCAGATGCAGCTCTTGCTGCAAGTATCTTTCATTATAAAGAAACATCGATTGCAGAGGTAAAAGCAGATTTGCGAAAGTTAGGGGTGTCTGTTCGATGAATTTAGAAAAACTGAAATTTGATGAAAAAGGACTGATTCCTGCCGTAGTCCAGGATGTTCAATCTAAAGAAGTACTAACGGTCGCATTTATGAACCGAGAATCGCTCGAAAAAACAATCGAAATTGGCGAAACGGTATTCTTTTCAAGATCACGGCAAGAATTATGGCACAAAGGTGAAACTTCTGGTAATACACAAAAAGTTAAGAGTATCCGCTATGATTGTGATCAAGACGCTTTGGTGATCCTTGTAGAGCCCCAAGGTCCAGCTTGTCACACGGGAACATATAGCTGCTTTTCAGAAACGCTTTTTGAGGTAGATGAGAGAGTTGATGCACCTAAACCTGATCGATATAGCATTCTGACAGAACTTCAAGAGATCATTGCAAAACGCGAGCATGAGATGCCAGAAGGTGCTTACACTACCTATCTTTTTGAACATGGAGTCGATAAGATTTTGAAGAAAGTGGGAGAAGAAGCAGGTGAGGTAATCATTGCAGCTAAAAATCGTGATGCGGAAGAACTGAAATGGGAAGTTTCTGATCTTTTCTATCATGTTTTGGTACTGTTGCAGGAACAGAAGGTACCTTTAGACGAGATTCTGGCTACATTAAAAGAAAGACATACGAAAAAGGACAACTGAGGCTTTTTAGCTCGGTTGTTTTTTTGTTTTTCTATCATTGGAGGGGTTTTATGAGCGATTACGGAGATTTATGAGCGATTCCAGAGATTTATGAGCGATTGCAGAGATTTCTAAGAGATTCTGAGAATCTCTGTTCTCAAATCAATTACCGAGTTGCGAGCAATAAAAATCTTTGATAATACCTTCACCAAGAGTTCCGGAAACTTTTCGCATAACATACGAACTTCGGAACCCTTGACTCATACATCTTGTCACCCTTGCATCATTTTTTGTCGAAAGTTTCCTGCACATTATTTACAGTCTAAGGGGTGTTAGTCTTTTTAGGCTGTGTTATAATTTTTTGGTTGAAAACTTTGTAAACGGAACGATATAGAAGTATATATGTTTACATAAGTAGATGGAGGAACCAAATATGCATAAACAAAAACGGGCCAGTGCAGCTAGCGGCCGTGTTCTTCCCTTCATCCAGGATGGGGATTACTTTTTTGAAAAAGGAATAAAAGCCTATAACAGGCGTGATTTAAATACAGCGAAAAAAATGTTTGAACGGGCAGTTACCTTCCAGCCGGAAGAGCCCTCTTTTTTATGTCAGCTTGCTTCAACGCTTGCTGAGATTGGTGAATATGAAGAATCCAATAAGTACTTGCTGAATGCTCTCGAACAGTCTGGTTCAGATCTTTCAGAATGTCATTTCTTTCTTGCGAATAACTTTGCGCACTTAGGCATGTATATTGATGCTGAAGAACATGCTCGTTTATATATAGCGATTGATCCAGATGGTGAATTTGTGGAAGATACACAAGAACTGTTAGATCTTATCTCACTTGAAACAGGAAGCAAGTCTTCTAATTTGCCACTTTCGACGGAAGAAGAGCTGATCAAGCTGCATGATGAAGCGAGACAGTCGATCGAGCGAGGAGATCTACCACTTGCGCAACAACAGTTAAAAGAGATCATTTCGAATCACCCTAAGTTTTGGGCGGCGTATAATAACTTAGCACTCACTCATTTTTATAAGAGCGAGTTTGATGAAGCGATGGATGTTCTTCAAGATGTCTTGGATAAAAATCCTGGTAACTTAAATGCACTATGCAATCTTGCTATTTTTCTGTTCCATTTAGGGATGGACGAACCTGGTGGTAAGCTTGTTGAACGATTAAAAACGGTGCATCCGATGCATCCTGAACATCGTTATAAATTGGGGAATACGTTCGGTTTATTAGAAGAGCATTTGTATGCGAATAAATGGCTTCAATCTCTTAGAAAATCGTCATTTGTATACGATCCCGTCACAACACATATGCTGGCGGTATCTTACTATGCACTTGGACAAAAGGACCTTTCTATTAAAACATGGAAAAAGGTAATCGATCTCGATCCTGAAGGTCACGTGGCTCCTTTTTATATAGAAAAAGCGCAGAACGATGAGTTGAAGGTAGCAGGCGGGGACTATCAGTATCGCATCCCAACTAACAATCAGAACAAACCGAAAAAAGATCGACAAGCGAAAGCGATGGAACATATTCAGCAAGTTCGTAAAGGACTGGAAAAAAACAAAATTACGCATTTAATTCTTCTCAGAGGGAATAAAAATGAAGAGGCTTATGAGACGCTTCGTGATTTTTGTCTTAGAAAAGAAGAGTCCTTACTCGTTAAAGAAATCGCGGCTACAATCATGCTTGAACATCAGCCAGAACGAGCTGTGAGACTTGTTCATGATGATACTTCTGTAGAAGTGGGTACAGCGTCAAGTATTATTAGTATGGCGCTGGATGTTCTGCTTTCTGTAAAAGGAAAGGGTTCGGCACTTGACGAGCATGTATTGTTTTATTGGGCTGAAGCTATTAAGTTTGCGGAAACGACCGGTGAGCGAATCTTTGATAACCAAAAAGCAATTGCTGCGGCAATCGATCACTTAGCTCGTAAGCAAAAAGGGCGTTCTACCCAAAAAGGGATTGCTGAGCAATACGAGATCACCGTTTCTGTATTGTCTTTACGCATAAAAAAACTGATCGGTTGGGTGAATCGCAACGTTTGAGCAGAATGATGGACTTTACTCCTATATGCGAATAGGATAGAGATATAGTAAATAAGAATTTCCTTATATAAGGAGTGGGCATGAATGACTGAAGAAAGAATTTATGATGTAGCTATTCTTGGTGCAGGACCAGCTGGTATGACTGCAGCGGTTTATACATCACGCGCGAACTTGGATACGATCATGATTGAAAGAGGTATCCCGGGCGGACAGATGGCTAATACGGAAGATGTAGAAAACTATCCTGGTTTTGATCACATTCTTGGACCAGAACTTTCAAACAAAATGTTTGAGCACGCAAAAAAATTTGGTGCTGCATACGCTTATGGTGATGTAAAAGAAATCGTTGATGGCGAAGAGTACAAGACGATTCATGCTGGGAGCAAAACGTACAAAGCGCGTTCGATCATCATCTCAACTGGTGCTGAATATAAGAAACTAGGTATTCCAGGAGAAAAAGAATTCTCTGGACGCGGTGTTTCTTATTGTGCGGTTTGTGATGGAGCGTTCTTTAAGAACCGTGAATTAGTCGTTGTTGGCGGCGGTGACTCTGCTGTTGAAGAAGGTGTCTACCTGACTCGTTTCGCTTCTAAAGTAACGATTGTTCATAGACGTGACAAACTTCGTGCGCAAAAGATTCTTCAACAACGTGCGTTTGATAACGAAAAGATTGATTTTATTTGGAATCATTCAGTTAAAGAGATTCACGGTGAAAACAATAAAGTGAACAAAGTGACGTTAGTTCATTCGGAAACGGGAGAAGAACAAGATTTCTCAGCAGATGGTGTGTTCATCTATATCGGAATGCTGCCACTTAACGCTGCGTTTAAAAATCTTGGCATCACGAACGAAAATGGCTATGTAGAAACGAACGAACAGATGGAAACAAGAATTCCTGGGATCTTTGCAGCAGGAGATATTCGTGAAAAAACACTTCGTCAAATCGTTACAGCTACAGGTGATGGAAGTATCGCTGCACAAGCAGCTCAGCACTATGTGGAAACTTTGACGGAGAAGTTAAAAAACGTAACTTCCAATTAATGTGATTG containing:
- a CDS encoding SRPBCC family protein, giving the protein MPTIIHREFVHASAEVCFDLSRNVDIHTETTSHTRERAVGGVTSGYMEKGDHVTWEAVHLGVKQRLTAKIIEMERPYMFVDVMVKGAFHSFVHTHTFEPKNNGTIMVDHFHYRSPFGVIGRLADWLFLEKYMTNFLVGRARALKEIAENRHHT
- a CDS encoding histidine phosphatase family protein, coding for MKIGMVRHFKVKRGYPSEKWITPSEFDQWLKEYEASDVEETDVDLGGINWNTCYSSTVRRAEYTAGKIYRGDLIRTDDLREIPVYPFFKRDIKIPMILYPLCIRTAWFFNHKSQLERRTDVEMRVSKIVDRILEENKENALIVSHGGLMMFMRKELIRRGFKGPRLGRPENAKLYLFEKR
- a CDS encoding redoxin domain-containing protein; its protein translation is MEDYITIGSFSVKMVWLAILGSALIAYGILYVKVREETDKKQLLDVLSNAVGIFLLVWKFSYAVLHPLLITQHPSSILYFNGGETGIVLGIIGSILYILVAASKREIDRSRLFYIGILGLTLYFAAYYGAHFASTTLLADGLVSLFFSILSIYLYTKGSFEIRKTVLSMLVTALFFSVLTNSPLVGEKTNKEAVEAASYGIKKGDRAPDFELKTIEGETVKLSDLKGKVVFVNLWATWCPPCRAEMPEMVRFYRDYSSKKVEILAVNLTDSDSEKEVKKFAQSYNLNFPVLLDPDGKVGNTYKTVTIPTTFIINKKGIIVQKHIGPMSYDMMEEFYKNAQ
- the cax gene encoding calcium/proton exchanger; the protein is MFNRIFFIAIIIGVPLSVIGSILHWPAVLLFVIYCATIIALAGYMGRATESLAIIAGPRIGGLLNATFGNAVELIISIFALKAGLISVVLASLTGSVLGNLLLVGGLSFFIGGLKYKQQKFNVYDARHNAGLLIFAVVVAFVFPEVFSYKLNDADSLTLSVWVSVIMIVLYVAALLFKLVTHRGVYQSEHDVAHGDETAEWSKWRALIVLALATLAVAYVSEKLVHTFEEVGRTLGWSEVFIGIIIVAIVGNAAEHASAIIMAYKNKMNVAVEIAIGSTLQIAMFVAPLLVLVSLFFEKSMALVFTLPELVAMVLAVFLTISLTSDGDTNWFEGLTLLAAYLIMGVGFYLL
- a CDS encoding ATP phosphoribosyltransferase regulatory subunit, producing the protein MSKPFVFEKPAGMRDTLPAFYQKNEDIKNRIKQEMESWGYQFIQTPTLEYYDTVGEASAILDQQLFKLLDSEGKTLVLRPDMTAPIARVVSSSLKHVAYPVRLAYSSPVFRAQQREGGRPAEFEQVGIELIGEGTASAEAEALALMSEVFKKGGIAAFTVAVGHIGFVQELLSDILGNDDRAAELLRYLNEKNYVGYISHVKKLPLSSIDTQRLLKLLDLRGGIEVLDEASSLNPNRKGQQTLEELKNLYNLLEDYDATQNIVFDFTLFSHMSYYTGIVFEGYAAGIGAAIASGGRYDDLLSRFDRKAPAIGFAIRMDYFVEALGNKSDDTKKHCILYTDERRKEALTLAKEKRNEGTHVVLQNLSGVKNVDEFSKRFDDVQYLIGTQQGEDFS
- the hisG gene encoding ATP phosphoribosyltransferase — translated: MSTVLTMAMPKGRIFEEAVDLLRQAGYPLPPEFDESRKLIIDAPEAGLRFILAKPMDVPTYVEHGVADIGIAGKDVMLEEERDVYEVLDLKISECYLAVAGLPNGHDQRVAPKIASKYPNVASHYFREQGQQVEVIKLNGSIELAPLIGLADRIVDIVSTGRTLKENGLVELERIADITSRLIVNPASYRLHATRINDLVERLRTLVESKEEVQ